A single genomic interval of Solimonas sp. K1W22B-7 harbors:
- a CDS encoding REP-associated tyrosine transposase gives MPRKPRYYLAGVPSHVIQRGHNREPCFAAPEDFRYYLQCLREACLTYEATIHAYVLMTNHVHLLMTPDKVDSISRVLQSVGRRYVQYVNTSYRRSGTLWEGRHKASLIDSEHYLMSCYRYIELNPVRAGIVKRPGDYPWSSYGANAHGREDALTQAHDVYEALGRSAEARQGAYRDLFRQQVDPDSIRDLRTAINLCVPVGSDRFKAQVERRLKQRISYLPRGRPRKDPSSEE, from the coding sequence ATGCCACGCAAGCCACGTTACTACCTGGCTGGAGTGCCGAGCCACGTCATCCAGCGAGGCCATAACCGCGAACCGTGCTTTGCGGCACCGGAGGACTTCCGGTACTACCTGCAGTGCCTGCGGGAAGCCTGCCTGACGTACGAGGCGACGATCCACGCCTACGTCCTGATGACCAACCACGTTCATCTTCTGATGACACCGGACAAGGTGGACTCGATCTCCCGGGTCCTGCAGTCGGTAGGGCGACGCTACGTGCAATACGTCAACACCAGCTACCGGCGCAGCGGCACCTTGTGGGAGGGCAGGCACAAGGCCAGCCTGATCGATAGCGAGCATTACCTGATGTCCTGCTACCGGTATATCGAGCTGAATCCTGTCCGAGCTGGAATCGTGAAGCGGCCTGGCGACTACCCCTGGTCCAGCTATGGTGCCAACGCTCATGGCAGGGAGGACGCCCTTACCCAGGCGCACGATGTCTACGAAGCCTTGGGACGTAGTGCGGAGGCTCGTCAAGGCGCCTATCGAGACCTGTTCCGACAACAAGTCGACCCGGACAGCATCCGGGATCTGCGTACTGCGATTAACCTGTGCGTACCTGTAGGCAGCGATCGCTTCAAGGCGCAGGTAGAGCGTCGCCTCAAGCAGAGAATCAGCTATCTACCCAGGGGCAGGCCGCGGAAAGACCCCAGTTCGGAAGAATAA
- a CDS encoding transglutaminase domain-containing protein produces MASFDKTQAPLRRSAHALRHALLGMTLAASAGWSALALADKAGAPREQPPQGLAAIRTQIERSKSPAELSTQLQRLRDAFIAADARERDTFYATGRHIQDKRLPAGIQRRHQQALQAWRQQSEATLEEFVPLLAEKRPAEARRRVDALLQRLERRPSLLGAPAIRHELPGQPRLKAPRAPRRTLREYTATQDTLLVADNSAASILLAAAAVGLPTAEHLAQTEDAPFTDAIRAQAAELHGQPVEIVNWVRNHIEFVPGYGSVQGAGQTLLNRRGNAADTSSLLLALLRVSGIPARYVVGTVEMDAAAAQNWLGDLPTPQAAIALLQQAGVPAEPVVVAGRISALRFEHVWVEAFVDFEPSRGARNRVPDTWVPMDASFKDVLYTPGIDIARDLRFDAESFIQRLAGASQRDPQTGAVSGIDTAAIGQQLLAYRDQVSRFLASVNPDARVADVLGTQTLVERHPDVLAAALPYRIAASEAPALALPERLRWKLRLSLYASSADLATQRSTVALERSLPQLDGRRVALSFIPATTDDATALASYLPQPHADGSPVQPSEFPEDLPGYLIEMKAQLLIGDDALYTGGNLTLGTPVLLRTEIWDPGQQAWGPAGDRVADVGEYHALSVNGQGMGLPRMQAAAAGLDRLRTTLGARQYGSLTRDALTGSLLEEAGLSYFALADANDRLFARIARAVSARQPSLLRAYVDAQTTYAYGVPTHVRFPAVALQLEQLNTAVVTREVDAEGKPVGYAAFRRAALERASAYGHLSLERLFAGGAPQGASAVKALAQSVVAGTPIYRLGADNLDAALARIDLPADDKQLLRDNVGNGRSGTVSESPVTIAGWSGSGLVISDDASGAGDYRLTGGDAGRLQSGNLAWLALGSPAQAAGGALPVLDAARGVQQGIEVLLGDSSGVRWSEYAAQQDIVGALMLGFVSGAAGGTAADQAILVATANAATGTADLDEPVNQAPVFTTHPVTQARAGKVYHYSASAADPEGDPVQYRITRAPGGVSVSASGHVSWDRPVAGDWVITLRADDGHAWREQTWSLHVDEAAAALDASLSVSPELAEPGTPVTLSVASSGGSGTVTRTLTVNGTPVAIPANGVLQQPAPQTPGVYRIALQVSDDSTTLHREALLRVRSADDSAAPVAEITSPEADAEVSGRIPIRGSASDDHFAWYQLLWRPLGAGDDAWREILTRTTPVANGVLGSFDPTTLDNGLYQLALVAADTGGRQTTALVSIEVYGEQKLGQFSISFVDLSLEAAGIPIQVTRTYDTRRKADKLDFGHGWSVDYQSLRLRQNMTLGLQWNVETPPGQFNVCLRPVGKRRIAITLPDGKVERFSARNATECSFGQPPPVNILFDPAPGTTGSLTLVNVPNVKAQGGVLYDMDNLETWNPQEFKLKTQEGLEYYLREGVGIERVKDAFGNTLDYTANGLIHSGGQTIHFDRDAQGRITAVTDLAGKKIQYGYSAQGDLQSVTDRNAQTTRFKYDRSHGLTDLIDPRGITVARQIYDEQGRLIATIDADGQRSDIVFQPDDNRQVVKNRRGFETAYLYDSEGNVLEKTDALGHKTAYEYDDVGNETKVTDAHGKSVTRSFNAGNKVVTETNALNQATTNDWTLDNGSQRWQLLSTTDARGNVSTNTYSVITAELTLISEPLGRSTRIFQNGKGELYGLNLSGNLTQYGYNAQSQKTSETDPLGRVTNLELDANGQEIARSQTRTKADGSTSTVKTSRKLDAEGRVTEETGPTGLKTTTTYNTAGKVESQTDARGKVTRYEYDSLARLSKTIYPDGGTETVAYDAEGNEVEKTDRAGRTIKLEYDALNRLIKTVHPDGSTEETVYDNVGRVHQQKDSLGHSLTNGYDAAGRLTSVTDALGQATTYGYDANGNRTRVTDASLKTAAFEYDALNRVTKVTLPDGTYTQTTWTTAGQKETETDASGRTSRFGYDAKSQLITVTQNDGTQDLITRYGYDELGNKISQQDAEGRVTRWEYNDLSQVTARVLPEGERETFGYDTNGNRTWHKDFNGRTHTFAYDDLNREIERKYADGARVKTTYTASGQISTQTDARGVTKYQYDARDRLTRVESPEGVIRYQYDQNGNRTLLSTKHQNVQYGFDELNRLQSVTDTQGKQTTYQYNARSQKTRVSLPNGTSSYWEYDDNGRITEVRHEKTATGAILGAYRYTLAANGQRMRLAERDNEGATRTADYEYDGLNRLTKESVTDHRDAAKSYVTAWVYDKVGNRLSQSKTKGGQVEVTSYTYDDNDRLLTEVRTLDGSNQYSTVYSYDANGNTTKKIVTAGGQTDIHVYGWNADNRLTKYSVNGVQKASYQYEPEGIRTSKNDTFYLVDHSQFYAEVLEEGVGASADPEMIYLRGDALLSQDGRGQSNYYHVDGVGSTRLLTEENGEVGNAYNYEAYGEREDSAEGVQNEYLFSGAQYDNALKMYYLRERYLLPAVGRFLILDPHKGNSLSPVTLHKYIYANNSPQFFVDPSGRESVGSLLTAMNVGANLGRIALPVVRAVAIACAAQVVTTTVIGTAGVPLTGVSGPCVGNQMRVQLQQGTSNDVVSDVQMNLPVTGVTTAQVNIGLRKLYYERDQAKWWTQELDKWLYQSIVSLSIKVGRVPPTGVSVVGNIFRQEIYHRGREYRVDVENLRGHNLRR; encoded by the coding sequence ATGGCTAGTTTCGACAAGACACAGGCGCCGCTGCGCCGCAGCGCCCATGCCCTGCGCCATGCACTGCTAGGCATGACACTGGCGGCCAGCGCCGGCTGGTCGGCCCTGGCGCTCGCGGACAAGGCGGGCGCACCGCGCGAGCAGCCTCCGCAGGGTCTCGCCGCGATCCGCACGCAGATCGAGCGCAGCAAGTCCCCGGCCGAGCTGTCCACGCAGCTGCAGCGCCTGCGTGACGCATTCATCGCCGCCGACGCGCGCGAGCGCGACACCTTCTACGCCACCGGCCGCCACATCCAGGACAAGCGCCTGCCCGCCGGCATCCAGCGGCGTCACCAGCAGGCCCTGCAGGCCTGGCGCCAGCAGAGCGAAGCAACCCTGGAAGAGTTCGTTCCCCTGCTGGCCGAAAAGCGCCCCGCCGAAGCCCGCCGCCGTGTCGACGCGCTGCTGCAGCGGCTCGAGCGCCGCCCGTCGCTGCTCGGTGCCCCCGCCATCCGGCACGAGCTGCCGGGGCAGCCCCGCCTCAAGGCCCCGCGCGCACCGCGCCGCACGCTGCGCGAATACACCGCCACGCAGGACACCTTGCTGGTTGCCGACAACAGCGCCGCGAGCATCCTGCTGGCCGCCGCCGCCGTCGGCCTGCCCACCGCCGAGCATCTGGCGCAGACCGAAGACGCCCCCTTCACCGACGCCATCCGCGCCCAGGCCGCCGAGCTGCACGGCCAGCCGGTGGAGATCGTCAACTGGGTACGCAACCACATCGAGTTCGTGCCGGGCTACGGTTCCGTGCAAGGCGCGGGGCAGACCCTGCTGAACCGTCGCGGCAACGCGGCGGACACCTCCAGCCTGCTGCTGGCGCTGTTGCGCGTATCCGGCATCCCGGCGCGCTATGTGGTGGGCACCGTGGAGATGGACGCCGCCGCCGCCCAGAACTGGCTGGGCGACCTGCCCACGCCGCAGGCCGCCATAGCGTTGCTGCAGCAGGCCGGCGTGCCCGCCGAGCCGGTGGTGGTGGCGGGCAGGATCAGCGCCCTGCGCTTCGAGCATGTCTGGGTCGAGGCCTTCGTCGACTTCGAACCCTCCCGCGGCGCGCGCAACCGCGTGCCCGATACCTGGGTGCCGATGGACGCCAGCTTCAAGGACGTGCTCTACACCCCCGGCATCGACATCGCGCGCGACCTGCGCTTCGACGCCGAAAGCTTCATCCAGCGCTTGGCCGGCGCCAGCCAGCGTGACCCGCAGACCGGCGCGGTGTCGGGTATCGACACCGCCGCCATCGGCCAGCAGCTGCTGGCCTACCGCGACCAGGTCAGCCGCTTCCTGGCCAGCGTGAACCCCGACGCCCGCGTCGCCGACGTGCTCGGCACCCAGACGCTGGTGGAGCGTCACCCCGACGTGCTGGCAGCGGCCCTGCCGTACCGTATCGCGGCGAGCGAGGCACCGGCCCTGGCGCTGCCCGAGCGCCTGCGCTGGAAGCTGCGGCTCAGCCTCTATGCCAGCAGCGCAGACCTCGCCACCCAGCGCAGCACCGTGGCCCTGGAACGCTCGTTGCCGCAACTGGACGGCCGCCGCGTGGCGCTGTCCTTCATCCCTGCCACCACTGACGACGCGACGGCACTGGCCAGCTACCTGCCACAGCCGCATGCGGACGGCTCGCCGGTGCAGCCGAGCGAGTTTCCGGAAGACCTTCCCGGCTACCTGATCGAGATGAAGGCGCAGTTGCTGATCGGTGACGATGCCCTCTACACCGGCGGCAATCTCACGCTGGGCACGCCCGTGCTGCTGCGCACCGAGATCTGGGACCCGGGCCAGCAGGCCTGGGGTCCGGCGGGCGACCGTGTGGCCGACGTGGGCGAATACCACGCCCTGAGCGTCAACGGCCAGGGCATGGGCCTGCCGCGCATGCAGGCCGCCGCGGCCGGCCTGGACCGGCTGCGCACCACGCTGGGGGCGCGCCAGTACGGCAGCCTCACGCGCGACGCGCTGACCGGCTCGCTGCTGGAAGAAGCCGGCCTGTCGTACTTCGCGCTGGCCGACGCCAACGACCGCCTGTTCGCCCGCATCGCCCGTGCCGTCAGTGCGCGCCAGCCCTCGCTGCTGCGCGCCTACGTCGATGCCCAGACCACCTACGCCTATGGCGTGCCCACGCACGTGCGCTTCCCCGCCGTGGCCTTGCAGCTGGAGCAGCTCAACACCGCCGTCGTGACGCGCGAAGTGGACGCCGAAGGCAAGCCGGTCGGCTATGCCGCCTTCCGCCGCGCCGCGCTGGAGCGCGCCTCGGCCTATGGCCATCTCTCGCTGGAGCGCCTGTTCGCCGGCGGCGCGCCGCAGGGCGCCTCCGCGGTCAAGGCCCTGGCACAGTCGGTGGTGGCGGGCACCCCGATCTACCGCCTGGGGGCCGACAACCTCGACGCCGCGCTGGCCCGCATCGACCTGCCCGCCGACGACAAGCAGCTGCTGCGCGACAACGTCGGCAACGGCCGCAGCGGCACGGTGTCGGAATCCCCCGTGACCATTGCCGGCTGGTCCGGCAGCGGCCTGGTGATCTCCGACGATGCCAGCGGGGCGGGGGACTACCGCCTCACCGGCGGCGACGCCGGCCGCCTGCAGTCCGGCAATCTCGCCTGGCTGGCACTGGGCTCGCCCGCGCAGGCCGCGGGCGGCGCGCTGCCCGTACTCGACGCCGCGCGCGGCGTGCAGCAGGGCATCGAAGTGCTGCTGGGCGACAGCTCCGGCGTGCGCTGGAGCGAGTACGCCGCGCAGCAGGACATCGTTGGCGCGCTGATGCTGGGCTTCGTCAGCGGCGCGGCCGGCGGCACCGCCGCCGACCAGGCGATCCTCGTGGCCACCGCCAACGCCGCCACCGGCACGGCCGACCTCGACGAGCCCGTCAACCAGGCCCCGGTCTTCACCACCCACCCCGTCACCCAGGCCAGGGCCGGCAAGGTCTACCACTACAGCGCCTCCGCCGCCGATCCCGAAGGCGACCCCGTCCAGTACCGCATCACCCGCGCGCCCGGCGGCGTCAGCGTCAGCGCCAGCGGCCACGTCAGCTGGGACCGCCCGGTGGCGGGCGACTGGGTCATCACCCTGCGCGCCGACGACGGCCACGCCTGGCGCGAGCAGACCTGGTCCCTGCACGTCGATGAAGCCGCCGCCGCACTGGACGCCAGCCTCAGCGTCAGCCCCGAGCTGGCCGAGCCCGGTACCCCCGTCACCCTCAGCGTCGCCAGCAGCGGCGGCAGCGGCACGGTCACGCGCACACTAACCGTCAACGGCACGCCGGTCGCCATCCCCGCCAACGGCGTCCTGCAGCAGCCCGCCCCGCAAACCCCCGGCGTCTACCGCATCGCCCTGCAGGTCAGCGACGACAGCACCACACTCCACCGCGAAGCCCTGCTGCGCGTGCGCAGCGCCGACGACAGCGCAGCACCCGTCGCCGAAATCACCAGCCCCGAGGCCGACGCCGAAGTCAGCGGCCGCATCCCGATCCGTGGCAGCGCCAGCGACGACCACTTCGCCTGGTACCAGCTGCTGTGGCGCCCCCTGGGCGCCGGCGACGACGCCTGGCGCGAGATCCTCACCCGCACCACGCCGGTGGCCAACGGCGTACTGGGCAGCTTCGACCCCACCACCCTGGACAACGGCCTCTACCAGCTGGCCCTGGTCGCCGCCGATACCGGCGGACGCCAGACCACCGCCCTGGTCTCGATCGAAGTCTACGGCGAGCAGAAGCTGGGGCAGTTCAGCATCAGCTTCGTCGACCTGAGCCTCGAAGCCGCCGGCATCCCGATCCAGGTCACCCGGACCTACGACACCCGCCGCAAGGCCGACAAGCTGGATTTCGGCCACGGCTGGAGCGTGGACTACCAGAGCCTGCGCCTGCGCCAGAACATGACCCTGGGCCTGCAGTGGAACGTCGAAACCCCGCCGGGGCAGTTCAACGTGTGTTTGCGTCCCGTCGGCAAGCGCCGCATCGCCATCACCCTGCCCGACGGCAAGGTCGAGCGCTTCAGTGCGCGCAACGCCACCGAGTGCAGCTTCGGCCAACCCCCGCCGGTCAACATCCTGTTCGACCCCGCCCCGGGCACCACCGGCAGCCTCACCCTGGTCAACGTCCCCAACGTCAAAGCCCAGGGCGGCGTGCTCTACGACATGGACAACCTGGAAACCTGGAACCCCCAGGAGTTCAAGCTCAAGACCCAGGAAGGGCTGGAGTACTACCTGCGGGAGGGTGTCGGCATCGAGCGCGTCAAGGACGCCTTCGGCAACACCCTGGACTACACCGCGAACGGCCTGATCCACAGCGGCGGCCAGACCATCCATTTTGATCGCGACGCACAAGGCCGCATCACCGCCGTCACCGACCTGGCCGGCAAGAAGATCCAGTACGGCTACAGCGCCCAGGGCGACCTGCAAAGCGTCACCGACCGCAACGCCCAGACCACGCGCTTCAAGTACGACCGCAGCCACGGCCTGACCGACCTCATCGACCCGCGCGGCATCACCGTCGCCCGGCAGATCTACGACGAGCAGGGAAGACTGATCGCCACCATCGACGCCGACGGTCAGCGCAGCGACATCGTGTTCCAGCCTGACGACAACCGCCAGGTGGTGAAGAACCGGCGGGGTTTTGAAACCGCCTATCTCTACGACAGCGAGGGCAATGTCCTGGAGAAGACCGATGCGCTCGGGCACAAGACGGCGTATGAGTATGACGACGTTGGGAATGAGACGAAGGTTACGGATGCGCATGGGAAGTCTGTTACGCGTAGCTTCAATGCTGGTAATAAAGTAGTTACGGAAACCAACGCCCTCAACCAGGCCACTACCAACGACTGGACCCTGGACAACGGCAGCCAGCGCTGGCAGCTGCTGAGCACGACCGATGCCCGCGGCAACGTCAGCACCAATACTTACAGCGTGATCACCGCCGAGCTGACGCTGATCAGCGAACCACTGGGCCGCAGCACGCGTATCTTCCAGAACGGCAAGGGCGAACTCTACGGACTCAATCTCTCCGGCAATCTCACCCAGTACGGCTACAACGCCCAGAGCCAGAAGACCTCCGAGACCGACCCCCTGGGCCGGGTTACCAACCTGGAGTTGGATGCCAACGGCCAGGAGATTGCGCGGAGCCAGACCCGCACGAAGGCCGATGGCAGTACCAGCACGGTCAAGACCAGCCGCAAGCTCGACGCCGAAGGGCGCGTGACCGAGGAAACCGGTCCCACGGGCCTCAAGACCACCACGACCTACAACACCGCCGGCAAGGTGGAGAGCCAGACCGATGCCCGGGGCAAGGTCACCCGCTACGAATACGACAGCCTGGCGCGGCTGAGCAAGACCATCTACCCGGATGGCGGCACGGAAACCGTCGCCTACGACGCCGAGGGCAATGAGGTCGAAAAGACCGACCGGGCCGGGCGGACGATAAAGCTCGAATACGACGCTCTCAACCGCCTGATCAAAACCGTCCACCCGGACGGCAGCACCGAAGAGACCGTCTATGACAACGTCGGCAGGGTCCACCAGCAGAAGGACAGCCTGGGCCACAGCCTCACCAACGGCTACGACGCCGCCGGCCGGCTGACCAGCGTCACCGATGCCCTGGGCCAGGCCACCACCTACGGCTACGACGCCAACGGCAACCGCACCCGCGTCACCGATGCCAGCCTCAAGACCGCGGCCTTCGAGTACGACGCGCTCAATCGTGTCACCAAGGTCACCCTGCCGGATGGCACGTACACCCAGACCACCTGGACCACCGCCGGTCAGAAGGAAACGGAAACCGACGCCAGCGGCAGAACCTCACGGTTTGGGTACGACGCCAAGAGCCAGTTGATCACCGTCACCCAGAACGACGGCACCCAGGACCTGATCACCCGCTACGGCTACGACGAACTGGGCAACAAGATCAGCCAGCAGGATGCGGAAGGGCGGGTCACGCGCTGGGAGTACAACGACCTGAGCCAGGTGACGGCTCGCGTCCTGCCGGAAGGTGAAAGAGAAACCTTTGGCTACGACACCAACGGCAACCGCACCTGGCACAAGGATTTCAACGGCCGCACGCATACCTTTGCCTACGACGATCTCAATCGCGAGATCGAGCGCAAGTATGCGGATGGGGCCAGGGTCAAGACCACGTACACCGCCAGCGGGCAGATCAGCACGCAGACCGATGCCCGGGGCGTCACGAAGTACCAGTACGACGCCCGCGACCGCCTCACCCGCGTCGAATCACCCGAGGGCGTGATCCGCTATCAGTACGACCAGAACGGCAACCGCACCCTGCTGAGCACGAAGCATCAGAACGTGCAGTACGGGTTTGATGAGCTGAATCGCCTGCAGTCCGTTACAGACACGCAGGGCAAGCAGACCACCTACCAGTACAACGCCCGTAGCCAGAAGACCCGGGTCAGCCTGCCCAATGGCACCAGCAGCTATTGGGAGTACGACGACAACGGGCGGATCACGGAGGTGCGGCATGAGAAGACCGCGACAGGGGCAATCCTGGGGGCTTATCGCTATACGCTGGCGGCGAATGGGCAGCGGATGCGGTTGGCGGAGAGGGACAACGAGGGGGCGACGCGGACGGCGGATTATGAGTATGACGGGCTCAACCGGCTCACCAAGGAGAGCGTCACCGACCATCGCGACGCCGCGAAGAGCTATGTCACCGCCTGGGTCTATGACAAGGTCGGAAATCGGCTGAGCCAGAGCAAGACGAAGGGTGGGCAGGTTGAGGTTACGAGCTATACGTATGACGACAATGATCGGTTGTTGACCGAGGTCAGGACGCTGGATGGCTCAAACCAGTACAGCACGGTCTACAGCTATGACGCCAACGGCAACACCACGAAGAAGATCGTCACGGCGGGTGGGCAGACGGACATCCATGTCTATGGGTGGAACGCTGACAACCGGTTGACGAAGTACAGCGTCAATGGGGTGCAGAAGGCGAGTTATCAATATGAGCCGGAGGGAATACGAACATCAAAAAATGACACTTTCTATTTGGTGGATCACAGTCAGTTTTATGCGGAGGTGCTGGAGGAGGGGGTAGGCGCCTCAGCTGATCCAGAGATGATCTATCTGCGCGGAGATGCTCTGTTGAGCCAAGATGGACGAGGGCAGTCGAATTACTACCATGTGGATGGAGTGGGTAGTACGCGACTGCTGACAGAGGAGAACGGGGAAGTTGGCAATGCATATAACTACGAAGCCTATGGAGAGAGAGAAGACAGCGCCGAGGGAGTACAGAATGAGTACCTATTTTCAGGTGCGCAGTATGACAACGCCCTGAAAATGTATTACCTCAGGGAGCGATACTTGCTTCCAGCCGTCGGCCGGTTTCTGATTCTTGATCCTCACAAAGGTAATTCTCTTAGTCCAGTCACCTTGCACAAGTACATTTACGCCAACAACAGTCCCCAGTTTTTTGTGGATCCTAGTGGAAGAGAGTCCGTTGGGTCTCTTCTCACGGCCATGAATGTGGGTGCTAACCTAGGGCGTATTGCGTTGCCCGTAGTGCGGGCAGTTGCCATTGCCTGTGCTGCGCAAGTGGTTACTACCACCGTCATTGGAACAGCAGGTGTTCCGTTGACAGGTGTGTCTGGTCCCTGCGTAGGGAATCAAATGCGCGTACAACTGCAGCAGGGGACTTCAAACGATGTGGTGTCAGATGTCCAGATGAACCTTCCCGTCACTGGCGTGACAACCGCTCAAGTCAATATTGGACTAAGAAAGCTTTACTACGAGAGAGATCAGGCTAAGTGGTGGACACAAGAGCTCGACAAATGGCTATATCAATCTATCGTTAGTCTAAGTATTAAAGTAGGAAGAGTTCCGCCAACTGGAGTGTCCGTTGTAGGTAATATTTTTCGTCAGGAAATTTATCATAGAGGCCGCGAGTATCGAGTTGATGTTGAGAATCTTCGTGGGCATAATTTGCGGCGATAG
- a CDS encoding RHS repeat domain-containing protein, producing MIEEGASGVWPEVLYLRGGGLLSQEREGQISYFHADGLNGTRLLTGESGLVNDSYAFEAYGKLDTHNGDSKNDFLFAGEQYDSVLQMYYLRARWISDSLGGFASLDTYLGAICDPATLHKYAYARQDPVNRIDPSGNMDLMSMNMATSQTGQLRRSEAGQRVHTAYNNLKKLCDSVNDMTGNVRHHVIPWFTRGIKGKKDFIPDELLLMLESVHNKLHPLLDSVLRLSGLPGKSKGVGSYSALRGTADMLAVLDALIFAGELFDSACDKARGQYSMKEDMESMKHLLGL from the coding sequence GTGATTGAGGAGGGTGCTTCAGGCGTGTGGCCGGAAGTGCTGTACTTGCGTGGGGGAGGCCTGCTCAGCCAGGAGCGGGAAGGTCAGATTAGTTACTTTCACGCAGATGGGTTAAATGGAACGAGGCTGCTTACCGGCGAGAGTGGATTGGTCAACGATTCATACGCTTTTGAGGCGTACGGAAAATTAGACACACACAATGGTGATTCGAAGAACGATTTTTTATTCGCAGGAGAACAGTACGACTCTGTTCTGCAGATGTACTACCTAAGAGCTAGGTGGATTTCAGATTCGTTAGGGGGTTTTGCAAGCCTTGACACCTACTTGGGAGCAATTTGCGATCCTGCGACCCTACATAAATATGCATATGCTCGGCAGGATCCGGTGAATCGCATAGATCCATCCGGGAACATGGATCTGATGAGCATGAACATGGCTACTTCTCAGACTGGGCAGTTACGCCGATCAGAGGCCGGCCAACGTGTTCACACGGCTTATAATAATTTGAAGAAGCTGTGCGATTCTGTAAATGACATGACTGGGAATGTAAGACATCACGTTATTCCTTGGTTCACACGCGGAATCAAGGGAAAGAAGGACTTTATACCCGATGAATTGCTTCTTATGCTTGAATCCGTTCACAATAAACTTCACCCTCTTCTGGATTCCGTTCTAAGGCTATCTGGATTGCCTGGAAAGTCTAAGGGGGTAGGGTCATATAGCGCACTTCGGGGTACAGCTGACATGCTTGCTGTCTTAGACGCCTTGATATTCGCTGGTGAGCTATTCGATTCGGCTTGCGACAAAGCGAGAGGGCAATACAGCATGAAGGAAGACATGGAATCGATGAAACACCTGCTCGGCCTCTAG
- a CDS encoding transposase encodes MPRIGRLVVEGYPHHVVQRGHNRQVVFAGDEDFERYISDLRELKATFGIRLYAYCLMTNHVHLLLGPRESPAALGSFMKALAGRATRYRNRLEGRSGTLWESRYKSSLVQADSYLLACCRYIELNPVRARMVASPQAYAWSSAKERLGQRPADLLDWNPSYLSLGRSEAERKQEYARYLREAIPEGEWTLIRDSLQRGQLTGTGKFVDEIERITGARVEHRARGRPRKEPEAENK; translated from the coding sequence ATGCCCCGGATTGGTCGCTTGGTAGTGGAGGGTTATCCTCACCACGTCGTGCAGCGCGGACACAATCGGCAAGTGGTGTTTGCCGGAGACGAGGATTTCGAGCGGTACATAAGCGACCTGCGAGAACTCAAGGCGACATTTGGCATCCGGCTATATGCGTACTGCCTGATGACCAACCACGTACACCTGCTCCTGGGGCCTCGCGAGAGCCCAGCCGCATTAGGTTCCTTCATGAAAGCCCTGGCCGGGCGGGCCACCCGCTACCGCAACCGCCTGGAAGGGCGCAGTGGCACCTTATGGGAAAGCCGCTACAAATCCAGCCTGGTTCAAGCCGACAGCTACCTGTTGGCCTGCTGCCGCTATATCGAACTCAACCCCGTCCGTGCCCGCATGGTGGCCAGTCCTCAGGCCTACGCCTGGTCCAGCGCCAAAGAGCGGCTGGGTCAGCGCCCAGCAGACCTACTGGACTGGAACCCTAGCTACCTGTCGCTGGGGCGCAGCGAAGCCGAACGCAAGCAGGAATATGCGCGATACCTGCGCGAAGCGATTCCCGAAGGGGAGTGGACCCTGATCCGCGATTCCCTGCAGCGAGGGCAGCTGACGGGTACGGGAAAGTTCGTGGACGAGATCGAACGCATCACCGGCGCCCGTGTCGAGCATCGGGCGCGGGGCAGGCCGAGGAAAGAGCCGGAAGCAGAGAATAAATAA